The Deltaproteobacteria bacterium genome window below encodes:
- the lysA gene encoding diaminopimelate decarboxylase has protein sequence MSSNAFDIADGKIVLGQSRESVMDLVGTMPTPFYFYNADHVVARAQFMLKTYREAGLPISVHYATKANTNPLLLKKLASFGIKADVVSSGEAAVSMGAGFQAQDILFSGVAKTKSEIEFAIQKGIGQINVESLGELQRISEIAEAISKGPGGGRRLIDIGLRLNPNVCPETHPYITTGLQENKFGLEESGIREAVRMLKTMPLLRLRGLSLHIGSQLLDLVALDEAIEIGARLQRELRQETGWLLDRFDVGGGLGIRYETNDESLEFEVVQRHAELLKKHLGVDIQNRLLLEVLTEPGRWLIARCGLLVTEVQYVKETPHKTFVIVDGGMNLLIRPALYEAQHRIEPLARRHGPRADGLIVKRLMDVVGPICESADFLGRDRDLARVEQGDRLAVFDAGAYGRTMASLYNQRGWPDEYVYGSGKVEKANVSN, from the coding sequence ATGAGTTCGAACGCTTTCGATATTGCCGATGGCAAGATCGTCCTCGGTCAATCTCGGGAAAGCGTCATGGACCTAGTCGGAACAATGCCGACTCCGTTTTATTTCTATAATGCTGATCACGTTGTCGCCCGCGCGCAGTTTATGTTGAAGACCTATCGCGAGGCCGGGCTTCCGATCTCGGTCCATTACGCAACTAAAGCGAATACGAATCCTCTGCTATTAAAAAAATTGGCGTCCTTCGGAATAAAAGCGGACGTGGTTTCAAGTGGCGAAGCGGCTGTATCGATGGGTGCTGGCTTTCAAGCTCAGGACATATTGTTTTCAGGAGTCGCCAAGACAAAATCTGAAATCGAGTTCGCAATTCAAAAGGGAATTGGGCAAATCAACGTCGAAAGTCTAGGTGAACTTCAGCGAATCAGCGAGATCGCGGAAGCGATCTCGAAGGGACCTGGGGGCGGTCGACGATTAATCGACATCGGCTTGCGCCTAAATCCAAACGTCTGCCCAGAAACCCACCCGTACATTACGACTGGACTCCAAGAAAACAAGTTTGGTCTTGAAGAGTCTGGCATTCGCGAAGCCGTTAGAATGCTGAAAACGATGCCGCTTCTACGACTTCGCGGATTAAGCCTTCACATCGGCTCCCAACTTCTCGACCTCGTCGCTCTCGACGAGGCGATTGAAATCGGCGCGCGATTACAAAGGGAGCTGCGCCAAGAAACAGGTTGGCTACTTGACCGTTTTGACGTCGGCGGTGGTCTTGGTATTCGGTATGAAACAAATGATGAATCTTTGGAGTTTGAAGTTGTTCAACGCCATGCCGAGCTTCTTAAAAAGCATCTCGGAGTCGATATTCAAAATCGTCTTTTGCTGGAGGTCCTCACCGAACCAGGCCGCTGGCTGATCGCCCGCTGCGGTCTATTGGTGACGGAAGTTCAATACGTAAAAGAAACTCCTCACAAAACTTTTGTGATTGTCGACGGCGGGATGAATCTTTTAATTCGACCTGCGCTTTACGAAGCTCAACATCGAATTGAACCTCTGGCGAGGCGCCACGGACCAAGGGCGGATGGCCTCATTGTGAAGAGACTTATGGATGTCGTTGGACCCATTTGTGAATCCGCTGACTTCCTAGGTCGAGACCGAGATCTCGCCCGTGTCGAACAAGGTGACCGACTTGCCGTCTTTGATGCCGGCGCCTATGGCAGAACAATGGCAAGCTTGTACAATCAGCGCGGCTGGCCAGACGAATATGTTTACGGGTCTGGCAAAGTTGAAAAGGCTAACGTCTCGAACTGA
- a CDS encoding aspartate kinase, with the protein MDGLIVKKYGGTSVGSIERIESLADRLTREIKLGQKPVVVVSAMSGETNRLIALAEKIDPDYRGSAYDMLIASGEQVSISLLAIALQKRGIKAQPLLAYQLGIRTDSTFAKARIQSIDTDPIFNIVASGAVPVVAGFQGVDEDDNITTLGRGGSDTTAVALAAAIQGRAKCDCEIYTDVPAVFTADPRLVEKAREIPFLSCEEMMEMAALGSKVLHIRCVEIAAKYHVKVHLRSTFEDREGTWILPDVLPATHDQAAGHSNGQSGKKGSSKMNIQIEQPVVSAITHDANTAVFKLFPVPTGPDFLARLFDTLAKKGVVVDIITQSETSEGQRLAFSVTKEDIPLSRQALKDFVDKPEQVTLIENMAKLSVVGVGMRNHPGVAARFFAVLAKTGVPIHLVTTSEIKISAVIDQAKLKEAAQALHSEFGLDSPGTSV; encoded by the coding sequence GTGGATGGATTAATCGTAAAAAAATATGGCGGAACCTCGGTCGGCTCAATCGAAAGAATCGAATCTTTGGCGGATCGCCTGACCAGAGAAATCAAGCTGGGGCAAAAACCAGTGGTGGTTGTAAGTGCGATGTCCGGCGAAACTAATCGCCTCATTGCGCTCGCGGAAAAAATCGACCCCGATTATCGGGGCTCCGCTTACGACATGTTAATCGCCAGTGGAGAGCAGGTTTCGATTTCTCTGCTCGCTATCGCTCTTCAAAAACGCGGAATCAAAGCGCAGCCCCTTTTGGCGTATCAGCTGGGCATTCGAACAGATTCGACATTTGCCAAAGCCCGGATCCAATCGATCGACACAGATCCCATCTTTAACATCGTCGCAAGTGGCGCAGTTCCCGTCGTCGCAGGCTTTCAAGGCGTGGATGAGGACGACAATATCACGACGCTCGGTCGCGGCGGAAGTGATACGACAGCGGTCGCTCTGGCTGCGGCAATTCAAGGCCGTGCCAAGTGCGACTGCGAAATTTACACGGATGTCCCAGCCGTATTCACGGCCGATCCGCGCCTTGTAGAAAAAGCGCGGGAAATCCCCTTCCTATCTTGCGAAGAGATGATGGAGATGGCGGCACTGGGTTCGAAGGTTCTTCATATCCGCTGCGTTGAAATTGCAGCCAAATATCACGTCAAAGTTCACTTGCGCTCGACATTCGAAGATCGAGAAGGAACTTGGATATTACCAGATGTTCTACCTGCCACTCATGACCAAGCAGCAGGCCATTCGAATGGCCAATCAGGTAAAAAAGGATCCAGCAAAATGAATATTCAAATTGAGCAACCCGTGGTCTCGGCCATCACTCACGACGCAAACACTGCCGTCTTTAAACTTTTCCCAGTTCCGACCGGACCAGACTTCCTGGCGCGGCTTTTCGACACACTTGCAAAAAAAGGAGTAGTGGTCGACATCATCACTCAAAGTGAAACATCCGAAGGGCAGCGCCTCGCATTTTCAGTAACAAAAGAAGATATTCCTCTTTCGCGCCAAGCATTGAAGGACTTTGTCGACAAACCAGAGCAAGTCACGCTGATTGAAAATATGGCTAAACTTTCGGTTGTCGGTGTAGGAATGCGAAACCACCCCGGTGTCGCCGCAAGATTTTTCGCAGTGCTTGCTAAAACAGGAGTGCCCATTCACTTGGTGACAACTTCGGAAATAAAAATCAGCGCGGTCATCGACCAAGCAAAATTGAAAGAAGCTGCTCAAGCGCTTCACAGTGAATTTGGCTTAGATTCGCCGGGCACAAGCGTATGA
- a CDS encoding sensor histidine kinase — MIRAIRNVIENAQKFSKHQTQPVEVRVQQVGENLQIDVKDYGIGMSQNEADKVFEMFYRADSSRGRETGGYGLGLPLVKAIVQAQGGDLQVLDSALEHGCTFRFVLPLGS; from the coding sequence GTGATCCGCGCAATTAGAAACGTGATTGAGAATGCGCAAAAGTTTTCGAAACATCAGACCCAGCCCGTTGAAGTGCGCGTGCAGCAAGTCGGTGAGAACTTGCAAATTGACGTGAAGGATTACGGCATCGGCATGTCGCAAAACGAAGCCGATAAAGTTTTCGAGATGTTTTATCGTGCAGACTCTTCACGGGGACGTGAGACCGGAGGTTATGGGCTTGGACTTCCGCTGGTAAAAGCCATCGTGCAGGCGCAGGGCGGGGATCTTCAGGTCTTAGACTCCGCGCTTGAGCACGGATGCACGTTTAGGTTTGTACTTCCGCTAGGTTCTTAG
- a CDS encoding deoxyhypusine synthase family protein: MATPTSSPASAKTAAKSSPIGGVRQFIDHNYRHFNAAALKDAAQAYEKHLAGGGKMLVTLAGAMSTAELGISLAEMIRQDKVHAICCTGANLEEDVFNLVAHDHYVRIPNYRDLTPEDEQKLLDRHLNRVTDTCIPEEEAIRRIEKAVLDHWEKADKSGERYFPHQFMYKILLSGELKKYYQIDPKDSWLMAAAEKNLPMIVPGWEDATLGNIFASYVIDGGIKNVHTVRSGIEYMTELAAWYTEVAPKSSIGFFQIGGGIAGDFPICVVPMLHQDLKRDHVPLWGYFCQISDSTTSYGSYSGAIPNEKITWGKLGVETPRYVIESDATIVAPLIFAYVLNK, encoded by the coding sequence ATGGCGACACCAACATCCTCACCAGCATCTGCCAAAACCGCGGCCAAAAGCTCACCAATCGGCGGCGTTCGACAGTTCATCGATCACAACTACCGCCACTTTAATGCGGCCGCGCTGAAAGATGCAGCACAAGCCTACGAAAAGCACCTCGCTGGCGGCGGCAAAATGCTTGTTACGCTTGCAGGCGCAATGTCGACGGCAGAACTTGGCATTTCCCTTGCCGAAATGATCCGCCAAGATAAGGTACACGCCATCTGCTGCACGGGCGCAAACCTCGAAGAGGACGTTTTCAACCTCGTCGCACACGACCATTATGTTCGAATTCCAAATTATCGGGACCTGACTCCGGAGGACGAACAGAAGCTCCTCGATCGTCACTTGAACCGAGTGACAGATACTTGTATCCCCGAGGAAGAAGCCATTCGCCGAATCGAAAAAGCGGTGCTTGATCACTGGGAAAAAGCCGACAAATCCGGCGAGCGATATTTCCCGCATCAGTTTATGTACAAGATTCTACTCAGCGGGGAACTGAAAAAATACTACCAAATCGATCCGAAGGATTCGTGGCTTATGGCGGCTGCGGAAAAAAACCTGCCAATGATTGTCCCAGGTTGGGAAGACGCAACTCTTGGTAACATCTTCGCATCGTATGTTATCGACGGCGGAATCAAAAACGTTCACACCGTTCGATCCGGTATCGAGTACATGACAGAATTGGCTGCTTGGTACACAGAAGTGGCACCCAAGTCTTCGATTGGGTTTTTCCAAATCGGCGGCGGGATTGCCGGCGACTTCCCGATTTGTGTCGTACCCATGCTTCACCAAGATTTAAAGCGCGATCATGTTCCACTCTGGGGCTACTTTTGCCAGATCTCGGACTCGACCACATCATACGGTTCGTACTCAGGTGCGATTCCAAATGAAAAAATCACTTGGGGAAAACTGGGAGTTGAAACCCCGCGCTATGTGATCGAATCAGATGCGACCATCGTCGCCCCGCTGATCTTCGCGTACGTTCTTAACAAGTAA
- a CDS encoding nucleotidyltransferase domain-containing protein — MNQPPRSSPLYSPIFAAKDLFETRYHGADAVLVAGSVVRGEASAYSDLDLVVIFPKVPAAYRESFTHKGWPVEAFIHDLETLRYFFYRVDRPEGSATLCEMVKEGLEVPGPSKATDEAKALAAMILKEGPPALSAEEVEDRRYNISELIDDLREPRSRHEMNASAARLYGDLGDFFCRSRGAWTGLGKGLLKRIKSLDPAMARRFSDSFDQVFLHGQPAALIALTEEWLTPYGGFLFDAYRREAPHNWRGK; from the coding sequence ATGAATCAGCCCCCTCGCTCATCTCCGCTATATTCGCCAATTTTTGCCGCAAAGGACCTTTTTGAAACTCGCTATCATGGGGCGGATGCCGTCTTGGTAGCAGGTTCTGTAGTTCGCGGTGAAGCGTCCGCCTACTCGGACCTTGATCTTGTTGTGATTTTTCCTAAAGTGCCGGCTGCCTACCGTGAATCCTTCACTCACAAAGGTTGGCCAGTGGAAGCGTTCATCCACGATCTAGAAACTCTTCGCTATTTCTTCTATCGAGTCGATCGCCCTGAAGGATCGGCGACACTTTGTGAAATGGTCAAAGAGGGCCTCGAGGTTCCGGGCCCAAGCAAGGCGACGGACGAGGCAAAAGCTTTGGCGGCGATGATCTTGAAAGAAGGGCCGCCGGCGCTTTCGGCTGAAGAAGTTGAAGATCGGCGCTACAATATTTCCGAACTTATTGATGACCTCCGCGAACCTCGATCGCGTCACGAAATGAATGCATCGGCGGCGAGACTCTATGGCGATTTGGGTGATTTCTTTTGCCGCTCTCGCGGTGCTTGGACGGGCCTGGGTAAAGGGCTGCTGAAAAGAATAAAAAGCTTGGACCCTGCGATGGCTCGCCGTTTTTCTGATTCCTTTGATCAGGTCTTTCTGCACGGCCAACCGGCAGCGCTGATCGCGTTGACCGAGGAATGGCTAACTCCGTACGGGGGCTTCCTTTTTGATGCGTATCGCCGGGAGGCGCCCCACAACTGGCGCGGAAAGTGA
- a CDS encoding fatty acid desaturase yields MNQDSQISGPVQINANSRASHPKRFLEMSFKELLREINWVSAVFLVLTPMLAVILLPLYMYNNGWSWELTAFLVVLYSISNLSITVCYHRYFAHRSFDVPMWVQMMFLMVASMAFQGSALRWASDHRRHHREVDTDEDPYTINKGFFHAHLGWMLIKDHHPDVDVIPRDLAQHRWVKLQDKYYLFFATFMGFIVPGLLGMVFGFGFWPGLLVGGLTRIVLSQHSTFLINSAAHKFGSQPYTDKNTARDSFTMAFLTFGEGYHNYHHYFQADYRNGVRWYQWDPSKWVIALLAVVGLAKRLKKVSADEILKARIAMDEKRIIARGASRERVQVLRDRIVAAQARWKEIQSEFKKYKTEHPWNQVLIEKRAELELARIEMNNALIAWKIYVKTWLRAQPA; encoded by the coding sequence ATGAATCAAGACAGTCAAATATCAGGCCCTGTTCAAATTAACGCAAATTCGCGCGCCTCTCATCCCAAGCGATTTCTTGAAATGAGTTTCAAAGAATTGCTACGCGAAATCAACTGGGTCAGTGCGGTGTTCTTAGTTCTGACGCCGATGTTGGCCGTGATTTTATTACCGCTTTATATGTACAACAATGGCTGGAGCTGGGAGCTGACGGCATTCCTCGTTGTCCTCTACTCAATTTCGAACCTCAGCATCACCGTCTGCTACCACCGCTACTTTGCGCACCGAAGTTTTGACGTACCCATGTGGGTTCAAATGATGTTTTTAATGGTCGCGTCTATGGCCTTTCAGGGCTCGGCACTTCGCTGGGCCAGCGATCATCGCCGTCATCACCGCGAGGTCGATACGGATGAGGATCCGTACACGATAAACAAAGGGTTCTTTCATGCACATTTAGGCTGGATGTTGATCAAGGATCACCATCCTGATGTCGACGTTATCCCGCGCGACCTTGCCCAGCATCGCTGGGTTAAACTTCAAGATAAGTACTACCTTTTCTTTGCGACTTTTATGGGCTTCATTGTTCCTGGCCTCTTGGGAATGGTATTTGGCTTCGGTTTTTGGCCAGGTCTTTTGGTCGGCGGACTGACTCGCATTGTACTTTCACAACACAGTACTTTTCTTATTAACTCGGCGGCTCACAAGTTTGGAAGTCAGCCTTACACGGATAAAAACACCGCTCGCGACAGCTTTACTATGGCATTCCTTACGTTTGGCGAAGGCTATCACAACTACCACCATTATTTCCAAGCCGACTATCGAAACGGTGTCCGATGGTACCAGTGGGACCCTAGCAAATGGGTCATCGCTTTGCTGGCAGTTGTTGGTCTAGCTAAGCGCCTGAAGAAAGTATCGGCAGATGAAATATTGAAAGCGCGAATTGCGATGGATGAGAAAAGGATTATTGCGCGTGGCGCAAGCCGAGAGCGGGTCCAGGTCCTCCGCGACCGCATTGTGGCCGCACAGGCCCGTTGGAAAGAAATCCAATCAGAATTTAAAAAGTATAAGACCGAGCATCCGTGGAACCAGGTCTTGATAGAAAAGCGCGCGGAGCTTGAGCTTGCGCGCATTGAGATGAACAATGCTCTCATAGCGTGGAAGATTTACGTCAAGACGTGGCTTCGAGCCCAACCAGCTTAA
- a CDS encoding arylesterase: MCRLLAQLELNPSCGLHHPRTFSASVLALLLSTAAFASGPPAGGSVSADSRTETVIVFIGDSLTQGYGVRSEESYPELVGDRLRKRGYKVKIINGGISGSVTAEADRRLRWYLKAKPQILVLALGANDGMKGSPPEVIESNLRKAIDLAKANNIEVVLGGLKMFTNLGDDYLRKYESVFPRLSKSTGAALIPFLLEDVALQKEYNQSDMRHPNPKGHEIIADRVTSVLESTMTKKLGLVPVLPTKSQTK; the protein is encoded by the coding sequence ATGTGTCGTCTTCTTGCTCAGCTCGAACTGAATCCATCTTGCGGTTTGCACCATCCCCGAACTTTCTCGGCTTCCGTTTTAGCTCTGCTACTTTCAACCGCAGCGTTCGCTTCTGGTCCCCCGGCTGGCGGTTCTGTGTCAGCAGATTCCCGAACCGAGACAGTCATCGTCTTCATAGGAGACTCCTTGACGCAAGGTTACGGAGTTCGATCCGAAGAATCTTATCCAGAACTTGTTGGAGATCGACTTCGCAAGCGCGGCTACAAGGTGAAAATTATCAACGGTGGAATAAGTGGATCCGTGACGGCAGAAGCAGATCGCCGTTTACGCTGGTATTTGAAAGCCAAGCCGCAAATTTTGGTTCTTGCGCTAGGTGCCAACGATGGAATGAAGGGGTCACCACCAGAAGTAATTGAAAGCAATTTAAGAAAAGCGATTGATTTAGCGAAGGCAAACAACATTGAAGTCGTGTTGGGCGGCTTGAAAATGTTTACCAACCTCGGTGACGATTACCTGAGGAAGTATGAATCGGTGTTTCCGCGGCTTTCAAAATCGACAGGAGCTGCGCTTATTCCGTTTCTATTAGAGGATGTAGCGCTGCAAAAAGAATATAACCAATCTGACATGCGTCATCCCAATCCCAAAGGGCACGAAATAATCGCGGATCGGGTGACTTCGGTTTTAGAAAGCACAATGACGAAAAAGCTCGGGCTTGTTCCGGTACTTCCGACGAAAAGCCAGACGAAATAA